The following coding sequences are from one Mesotoga infera window:
- a CDS encoding PLP-dependent aminotransferase family protein, giving the protein MFRIDFKLDKESTVPLYLQLIERLRKKILSGEYPDGSKLPSLREMEQLLGVSKNVILKAMNELYMDDLVYREVGSGTYIRAKKEKGADSGPIDWCRHLDTWYRHTHQFKKRSPTSEIATRGLQVIFHNESPDDELIPNQLLKALTQRAMKSDLFLETVNHVEHPKGLRDLRKTICMRLGCNGESLKPENVIVSGRNVESEHLIFKAFTRQGESVVVENPTNMNVLGILKTLHLKVIPVRRSIEGIDLNQLEDVLRKNSVKLIYLQSTAGEPMGSTMPDRKKHELVKLATGHRVPIVDDLTGGSEFQYTGKTPFPIRHYEEDNVVFEIHDIVKTFGAGVTTGWIVGPEKALDVLWSSMRVIERDVAGLLQLVTNEILNSEFYDHHLSFVQEKLAKRRELLIHACNRYLPSYAKANICDSGTSWWVELPKGFDVRDIRRNLNRNNIEIAPGNWFFNDEIGYNFFRLGLYVKEEYIEPALIEIGKTIERYRKHEFGSVTKFEYANW; this is encoded by the coding sequence ATGTTCAGAATCGACTTTAAGCTAGATAAGGAAAGCACGGTTCCGCTATATCTGCAGTTAATCGAAAGGCTGAGAAAGAAAATCCTATCAGGCGAGTATCCCGACGGCTCTAAACTGCCTTCCTTGAGAGAGATGGAACAGCTACTCGGCGTGAGTAAGAACGTCATCTTGAAAGCTATGAACGAACTCTACATGGATGATCTTGTCTACAGAGAAGTCGGAAGCGGTACATATATTCGCGCCAAAAAAGAGAAGGGAGCAGATTCTGGCCCTATCGACTGGTGCAGGCACCTTGACACATGGTACAGACATACACATCAGTTCAAGAAGAGATCACCAACGAGCGAAATAGCTACACGCGGTCTCCAGGTGATTTTTCACAACGAATCGCCGGACGATGAATTAATCCCAAATCAGCTCCTTAAGGCTCTCACACAAAGGGCAATGAAGAGCGACCTCTTCCTTGAGACGGTCAACCATGTGGAGCATCCGAAAGGATTGCGTGATCTTAGAAAAACAATATGTATGAGACTCGGATGTAATGGAGAGAGCCTGAAGCCTGAAAATGTTATCGTGAGTGGCAGAAACGTCGAATCTGAGCATTTGATCTTCAAAGCCTTCACCAGACAGGGAGAAAGCGTGGTTGTGGAAAACCCCACGAATATGAACGTGCTGGGAATTCTGAAGACCCTTCACTTGAAGGTAATTCCTGTAAGAAGAAGTATTGAGGGAATCGATCTAAACCAACTTGAAGATGTTCTCAGAAAGAATTCGGTGAAACTCATCTATTTACAGTCAACTGCGGGTGAACCGATGGGTTCGACGATGCCTGACAGGAAGAAACATGAACTTGTGAAGCTCGCTACAGGTCACAGAGTTCCAATTGTCGACGACTTGACCGGGGGCTCCGAGTTTCAGTACACGGGTAAGACACCCTTTCCAATCCGCCACTATGAAGAGGACAATGTTGTCTTCGAAATACATGATATAGTGAAAACCTTTGGAGCGGGAGTCACTACAGGCTGGATTGTCGGCCCGGAAAAAGCGCTCGACGTATTGTGGAGCTCAATGAGAGTCATAGAAAGAGATGTCGCCGGATTACTTCAGTTGGTGACAAACGAGATACTCAACTCCGAGTTCTACGATCATCATCTTTCGTTCGTACAGGAGAAACTTGCAAAAAGGCGAGAATTGCTAATCCATGCCTGTAACAGATACCTGCCGTCGTACGCCAAAGCCAACATATGTGATTCAGGCACAAGCTGGTGGGTAGAACTTCCTAAGGGCTTTGATGTACGCGATATAAGAAGGAATCTCAACAGGAATAACATAGAGATTGCGCCGGGAAACTGGTTCTTCAA